A window of the Bacteroides thetaiotaomicron VPI-5482 genome harbors these coding sequences:
- the rplQ gene encoding 50S ribosomal protein L17: MRHNKKFNHLGRTASHRSAMLSNMACSLIKHKRITTTVAKAKALKKFVEPLITKSKEDTTNSRRVVFSNLQDKIAVTELFKEISVKIADRPGGYTRIIKTGNRLGDNAEMCFIELVDYNENMAKEKVAKKATRTRRSKKSAEAAAPAAVEAPATEEPKAESAE; this comes from the coding sequence ATGAGACATAATAAAAAATTCAATCATTTAGGTCGTACTGCTTCTCACAGAAGCGCTATGTTATCTAACATGGCTTGCTCCTTGATCAAGCACAAAAGAATCACTACGACTGTGGCAAAGGCAAAAGCTTTGAAGAAGTTTGTTGAGCCTTTGATTACAAAGTCTAAAGAAGATACTACGAATTCTCGTCGTGTTGTATTTAGCAACCTGCAAGATAAGATTGCAGTAACAGAATTGTTCAAAGAAATCTCGGTTAAGATTGCTGACCGTCCGGGTGGTTATACTCGTATCATCAAGACTGGTAACCGTTTAGGTGATAATGCAGAAATGTGTTTCATTGAGTTGGTTGACTACAATGAAAACATGGCTAAAGAAAAAGTTGCTAAGAAAGCTACTCGTACTCGTCGTTCTAAGAAGAGTGCCGAAGCTGCTGCTCCTGCTGCAGTTGAAGCTCCTGCAACTGAAGAACCAAAAGCTGAATCAGCTGAATAA
- a CDS encoding DNA-directed RNA polymerase subunit alpha, whose protein sequence is MAILAFQKPDKVLMLEADSRFGKFEFRPLEPGFGITVGNALRRILLSSLEGFAITTIRIDGVEHEFSSVPGVKEDVTNIILNLKQVRFKQVVEEFESEKVSITVENSSEFKAGDIGKYLTGFEVLNPELVICHLDSKATMQIDITINKGRGYVPADENREYCTDVNVIPIDSIYTPIRNVKYAVENFRVEQKTDYEKLVLEISTDGSIHPKEALKEAAKILIYHFMLFSDEKITLESNDTDGNEEFDEEVLHMRQLLKTKLVDMDLSVRALNCLKAADVETLGDLVQFNKTDLLKFRNFGKKSLTELDDLLESLNLSFGTDISKYKLDKE, encoded by the coding sequence ATGGCGATATTAGCATTTCAAAAACCTGATAAAGTATTAATGTTGGAGGCGGACTCCAGATTCGGTAAATTCGAATTTCGTCCGTTGGAACCGGGGTTTGGTATTACCGTAGGTAATGCATTACGCCGTATCCTGCTCTCTTCATTAGAGGGTTTTGCTATCACTACTATCAGAATAGATGGTGTGGAGCATGAATTTTCTAGTGTACCTGGAGTAAAAGAGGATGTTACCAACATTATCTTGAATCTGAAACAAGTGAGATTCAAGCAAGTAGTTGAAGAATTCGAGAGCGAAAAAGTGAGCATCACTGTCGAGAATTCAAGTGAATTTAAAGCAGGTGACATAGGTAAGTATTTGACTGGATTTGAAGTGTTAAATCCGGAATTAGTTATTTGTCATTTAGATTCTAAGGCAACTATGCAGATTGATATTACTATTAACAAAGGTCGTGGATATGTTCCTGCTGATGAAAATCGCGAATATTGCACGGATGTTAATGTAATTCCAATCGACTCTATTTATACACCGATACGTAATGTCAAGTATGCTGTAGAAAACTTCCGTGTAGAACAGAAGACTGACTACGAAAAGCTAGTGCTTGAGATTAGTACCGACGGTTCTATACACCCGAAGGAAGCGCTGAAAGAAGCTGCAAAAATTCTGATCTACCACTTCATGTTGTTCTCTGATGAGAAGATCACGCTTGAAAGTAACGATACTGATGGCAATGAAGAGTTTGACGAAGAAGTATTGCATATGCGTCAGCTGTTGAAGACTAAGCTTGTTGATATGGACTTGTCAGTTCGTGCCCTCAACTGTTTGAAGGCTGCTGATGTAGAAACTCTCGGCGACTTGGTACAATTCAACAAAACTGACCTGTTGAAGTTCAGAAACTTCGGAAAGAAATCGCTTACCGAGCTTGATGATTTGCTGGAAAGTCTGAATCTATCGTTTGGAACCGACATTTCTAAATATAAATTAGATAAAGAATAA
- the rpsD gene encoding 30S ribosomal protein S4 — protein MARYTGPKSRIARKFGEGIFGADKVLSKKNYPPGQHGNSRKRKTSEYGVQLREKQKAKYTYGVLEKQFRNLFEKAATAKGITGEVLLQLLEGRLDNVVFRLGIAPTRAAARQLVSHKHITVDGEVVNIPSFAVKPGQLIGVRERSKSLEVIANSLAGFNHSKYAWLEWDETSKVGKMLHIPERADIPENIKEHLIVELYSK, from the coding sequence ATGGCTAGATATACTGGACCAAAATCAAGAATAGCCCGTAAATTCGGTGAAGGCATCTTTGGAGCTGATAAAGTTTTGTCAAAGAAGAACTATCCTCCCGGACAACACGGAAATTCAAGAAAAAGAAAAACTTCTGAATATGGTGTGCAACTTCGTGAAAAGCAGAAAGCGAAATACACTTATGGAGTTTTAGAAAAACAATTCCGCAATTTGTTTGAAAAAGCCGCTACCGCTAAAGGTATTACCGGTGAGGTGCTTCTTCAATTGCTGGAAGGCCGTCTTGACAACGTAGTATTCCGTTTGGGTATTGCTCCTACACGTGCTGCTGCTCGTCAGTTGGTTAGTCACAAGCATATTACTGTAGATGGTGAAGTGGTAAACATTCCTTCATTCGCAGTAAAACCAGGACAATTGATTGGTGTTCGTGAAAGATCTAAATCTTTGGAAGTAATTGCTAACTCTCTTGCAGGTTTCAATCACAGCAAATACGCTTGGTTGGAGTGGGATGAAACTTCTAAGGTCGGTAAAATGTTGCATATACCTGAAAGAGCAGACATTCCTGAGAACATTAAAGAACATTTGATCGTTGAATTGTATTCTAAATAA
- the rpsK gene encoding 30S ribosomal protein S11, translated as MAKKTVAAKKRNVKVDANGQLHVHSSFNNIIVSLANSEGQIISWSSAGKMGFRGSKKNTPYAAQMAAQDCAKIAFDLGLRKVKAYVKGPGNGRESAIRTIHGAGIEVTEIIDVTPLPHNGCRPPKRRRV; from the coding sequence ATGGCAAAAAAAACAGTTGCAGCTAAGAAGAGAAATGTGAAAGTAGACGCTAATGGACAGTTACACGTTCATTCATCTTTCAACAATATTATTGTTTCTCTTGCAAACAGTGAAGGGCAGATTATCTCTTGGTCATCTGCAGGAAAGATGGGATTTAGAGGTTCAAAAAAGAATACTCCTTATGCAGCTCAGATGGCTGCCCAGGATTGTGCAAAAATTGCATTTGATCTTGGCCTGAGAAAGGTAAAAGCATATGTGAAGGGTCCAGGTAACGGACGTGAGTCTGCTATTAGAACTATCCACGGAGCTGGTATTGAGGTTACAGAGATCATCGACGTAACTCCGCTTCCACACAATGGTTGTCGTCCTCCGAAAAGACGTAGAGTTTAA
- the rpsM gene encoding 30S ribosomal protein S13 encodes MAIRIVGVDLPQNKRGEIALTYVYGIGRSSSAKILDKAGVDKDLKVKDWTDDQAAKIREIIGAEYKVEGDLRSEIQLNIKRLMDIGCYRGVRHRIGLPVRGQSTKNNARTRKGRKKTVANKKKATK; translated from the coding sequence ATGGCTATAAGAATAGTTGGTGTAGATTTACCTCAGAATAAAAGAGGTGAAATTGCGTTGACCTATGTATATGGAATAGGTCGCAGTAGTTCAGCAAAAATTTTAGATAAAGCTGGTGTAGATAAAGATCTGAAGGTTAAAGACTGGACAGATGATCAAGCTGCTAAGATTCGTGAGATTATCGGTGCAGAGTATAAAGTAGAAGGTGATCTTCGTTCTGAAATCCAATTGAACATTAAGCGATTAATGGATATTGGTTGTTACCGTGGTGTACGTCATCGTATTGGTCTGCCGGTTAGAGGTCAGAGCACTAAGAACAATGCACGTACTCGTAAGGGTAGAAAGAAAACCGTTGCTAATAAGAAAAAAGCTACTAAATAA
- the ykgO gene encoding type B 50S ribosomal protein L36: MKVRASLKKRTPECKIVRRNGRLYVINKKNPKYKQRQG; this comes from the coding sequence ATGAAAGTAAGAGCATCATTAAAGAAACGCACGCCAGAATGTAAGATCGTTAGACGTAATGGCCGTTTGTATGTTATTAACAAGAAAAATCCTAAGTATAAACAACGTCAAGGATAA
- the infA gene encoding translation initiation factor IF-1 yields the protein MAKQSAIEQDGVIVEALSNAMFRVELENGHEITAHISGKMRMHYIKILPGDKVRVEMSPYDLSKGRIVFRYK from the coding sequence ATGGCAAAGCAATCTGCAATAGAACAAGATGGAGTTATAGTTGAAGCATTGTCTAATGCAATGTTTCGTGTTGAATTAGAAAACGGACATGAGATTACTGCACATATTTCAGGTAAGATGCGTATGCATTACATCAAGATCTTGCCGGGAGATAAAGTGAGAGTCGAAATGTCTCCTTACGACTTATCGAAAGGAAGAATTGTGTTTAGATATAAATAA
- the map gene encoding type I methionyl aminopeptidase, with protein MIFLKTEDEIELLRQSNLLVGRTLAEVAKVVKPGVTTRELDKVAEEFIRDNGATPTFKGFPNQYGDPFPASICTSVNEQVVHGIPGDIVLKDGDIVSVDCGTYMNGFCGDSAYTFCVGEVDEEIRTLLKVTKEALYIGIQNAVHGKRIGDIGYAIQQYCESHSYGVVREFVGHGIGKEMHEDPQVPNYGKRGYGPLMKRGLCIAIEPMITLGDRQVIMEGDGWTVRTRDRKCAAHFEHTVAVGAGEADILSSFKFIEEVLGDKAI; from the coding sequence ATGATATTTCTTAAGACAGAAGATGAAATAGAATTGCTCCGTCAGAGTAACCTGCTTGTCGGTAGAACTCTAGCTGAGGTTGCTAAAGTGGTGAAGCCTGGTGTAACTACACGTGAGTTGGATAAAGTTGCTGAAGAATTCATTAGAGATAATGGGGCAACTCCAACTTTTAAAGGATTCCCGAATCAATATGGAGACCCGTTTCCTGCATCCATCTGTACTTCTGTAAATGAGCAGGTAGTACATGGAATCCCGGGGGATATTGTTCTGAAAGACGGCGATATCGTATCTGTGGATTGCGGAACTTATATGAATGGTTTTTGTGGAGATTCTGCTTATACTTTTTGTGTAGGAGAGGTAGACGAAGAAATTCGTACCTTGTTGAAGGTAACTAAAGAAGCGTTATATATCGGTATTCAGAATGCAGTACATGGAAAAAGAATCGGAGATATCGGATATGCTATTCAGCAATATTGTGAGTCTCATTCTTATGGTGTAGTGCGTGAGTTTGTCGGTCACGGCATCGGTAAGGAAATGCACGAAGATCCCCAGGTACCTAATTATGGTAAAAGAGGATATGGTCCTTTGATGAAAAGAGGTCTTTGCATTGCAATTGAGCCGATGATAACGTTGGGAGACAGACAAGTGATTATGGAAGGTGACGGATGGACTGTGAGGACCAGAGATCGTAAATGTGCTGCGCACTTTGAGCATACGGTAGCTGTTGGAGCTGGTGAGGCTGATATTTTGTCTTCATTCAAATTCATAGAAGAAGTTTTAGGAGATAAAGCAATATAA
- the secY gene encoding preprotein translocase subunit SecY encodes MRKAIETLKNIWKIEDLRQRILITILFVAIYRFGSYVVLPGINPAMLAKLHEQTSEGLLALLNMFSGGAFSNASIFALGIMPYISASIVIQLLGIAVPYFQKLQREGESGRRKMNQYTRYLTIAILLVQAPSYLLNLKMQAGPSLNASLDWTLFMVTSTIILAAGSMFILWLGERITDKGIGNGISFIILIGIIARFPDALIQEVVSRVANKSGGLIMFIIEVVFLLLVIGAAILLVQGTRKIPVQYAKRIVGNKQYGGARQYIPLKVNAAGVMPIIFAQAIMFIPITFIGFSNNVNNAGGFLHAFTDHTSFWYNFVFAVMIILFTYFYTAITINPTQMAEDMKRNNGFIPGIKPGKKTAEYIDDIMSRITLPGSFFLALVAIMPAFAGIFGVQAGFAQFFGGTSLLILVGVVLDTLQQVESHLLMRHYDGLLKSGRIKGRAGVAAY; translated from the coding sequence ATGAGAAAAGCTATTGAAACATTAAAGAATATATGGAAGATTGAGGATCTGAGACAGCGGATCCTCATCACCATATTGTTTGTGGCAATTTACCGTTTCGGATCATATGTCGTATTACCGGGTATTAATCCGGCAATGCTGGCAAAATTGCACGAACAAACAAGTGAAGGCCTTTTAGCCTTGTTAAATATGTTCTCTGGAGGAGCATTTTCTAATGCCTCTATTTTTGCATTAGGAATCATGCCTTATATCTCTGCATCTATCGTTATTCAGCTATTGGGAATCGCTGTGCCGTATTTCCAGAAGTTGCAGCGCGAAGGTGAGAGCGGCAGAAGAAAAATGAATCAATATACTCGTTATCTGACGATTGCTATATTGTTAGTTCAGGCCCCTTCTTATTTGCTCAATCTTAAAATGCAGGCTGGCCCTTCCTTAAATGCTTCATTAGATTGGACTCTGTTTATGGTTACCTCTACCATTATTTTGGCAGCAGGTAGTATGTTTATTTTGTGGCTTGGTGAAAGAATAACTGATAAAGGTATTGGTAACGGTATTTCATTTATCATCCTGATCGGTATTATCGCTCGTTTCCCTGATGCTTTGATACAAGAAGTTGTATCCAGAGTAGCAAATAAGAGTGGTGGTCTGATTATGTTTATAATTGAAGTCGTATTCTTATTGTTAGTAATTGGTGCTGCAATCTTGTTGGTACAAGGTACAAGAAAGATTCCTGTACAATATGCTAAAAGAATTGTAGGTAATAAACAATATGGTGGTGCAAGACAGTATATTCCTTTGAAGGTGAATGCTGCTGGTGTAATGCCTATAATCTTTGCTCAGGCAATCATGTTTATTCCAATTACATTTATCGGTTTTTCCAATAATGTAAATAACGCAGGTGGTTTCTTGCATGCGTTTACAGATCATACAAGTTTCTGGTATAATTTTGTTTTTGCGGTAATGATTATATTATTTACATATTTCTATACTGCAATTACAATCAATCCGACTCAGATGGCTGAGGATATGAAGAGAAATAATGGTTTCATCCCTGGTATCAAACCGGGAAAGAAAACAGCAGAGTATATTGATGATATCATGTCTCGTATTACTTTACCGGGTTCTTTCTTCTTGGCATTGGTTGCTATTATGCCTGCTTTTGCTGGTATATTTGGGGTTCAAGCTGGATTTGCTCAATTCTTCGGCGGTACATCTTTGTTAATTCTTGTAGGTGTTGTTCTTGATACACTGCAACAGGTTGAAAGTCATTTGTTGATGAGACATTATGATGGTCTGTTGAAATCAGGTCGTATTAAGGGACGCGCTGGTGTAGCGGCATATTAA
- the rplO gene encoding 50S ribosomal protein L15, translating to MNLSNLKPAEGSTKTRKRIGRGAGSGLGGTSTRGHKGAKSRSGYSKKVGFEGGQMPLQRRVPKFGFKNINRVEYKAINLDTIQTLADAKNLTKVGISDFIEAGFISSNQLVKVLGNGALTNKLEVEANAFSKSAAAAIEAAGGTVVKL from the coding sequence ATGAACTTAAGTAATTTAAAACCTGCAGAAGGATCTACTAAGACAAGAAAGAGAATAGGACGTGGTGCCGGTTCTGGTTTGGGTGGTACTTCTACAAGAGGTCATAAAGGAGCTAAATCAAGATCTGGATACTCTAAGAAAGTTGGCTTTGAAGGTGGTCAGATGCCTCTTCAACGTCGAGTACCTAAATTTGGTTTTAAGAATATCAATCGTGTAGAATATAAGGCTATCAACTTGGATACAATTCAGACGCTTGCAGATGCTAAGAATCTGACAAAAGTTGGTATTAGCGACTTTATTGAAGCAGGATTTATTTCTTCAAATCAATTGGTTAAAGTATTGGGTAACGGAGCTCTGACTAACAAGCTGGAAGTAGAAGCTAACGCATTCTCTAAGAGTGCTGCTGCTGCTATTGAAGCTGCTGGTGGAACTGTAGTAAAACTCTGA
- the rpmD gene encoding 50S ribosomal protein L30: MSTIKIKQVKSRIGAPADQKRTLDALGLRKLNRVVEHESTSSILGMVDKVKHLVAIVK; this comes from the coding sequence ATGTCAACTATAAAGATTAAACAAGTTAAAAGTAGAATTGGTGCTCCAGCTGATCAGAAAAGAACTCTTGATGCACTGGGACTTCGCAAACTGAACCGCGTGGTTGAACACGAAAGCACTTCTTCAATTCTTGGAATGGTAGATAAAGTAAAACACTTGGTTGCCATTGTTAAGTAA
- the rpsE gene encoding 30S ribosomal protein S5: MAGVNNRVKVTNDIELKDRLVAINRVTKVTKGGRTFSFSAIVVVGNEEGIIGWGLGKAGEVTAAIAKGVESAKKNLVKVPVLKGTVPHEQSAKFGGAEVFIKPASHGTGVVAGGAMRAVLESVGITDVLAKSKGSSNPHNLVKATIEALSEMRDARMIAQNRGISVEKVFRG; this comes from the coding sequence ATGGCAGGAGTTAATAATAGAGTTAAGGTTACTAACGATATAGAACTGAAGGATAGATTGGTTGCTATTAATCGTGTTACTAAAGTTACCAAAGGTGGTAGAACTTTTAGTTTCTCTGCAATCGTTGTTGTAGGTAACGAAGAAGGTATTATCGGTTGGGGACTTGGTAAAGCAGGTGAAGTAACAGCTGCTATCGCTAAAGGCGTAGAATCAGCTAAAAAGAACCTGGTGAAAGTACCTGTTTTAAAAGGTACTGTTCCTCATGAACAATCAGCTAAGTTTGGTGGTGCTGAAGTATTCATCAAACCTGCATCTCACGGAACCGGTGTAGTAGCTGGTGGTGCTATGCGTGCTGTATTGGAAAGTGTTGGTATTACTGACGTTTTGGCAAAATCTAAAGGTTCTTCAAATCCGCACAACCTTGTTAAAGCTACAATTGAAGCTTTGAGTGAGATGCGTGATGCAAGAATGATTGCTCAGAACAGAGGTATTAGTGTTGAAAAAGTATTTAGAGGATAA
- the rplR gene encoding 50S ribosomal protein L18, with amino-acid sequence MTTKIERRVKIKYRVRNKISGTAERPRMSVFRSNKQIYVQIIDDLSGKTLAAASSLGMAEKVAKKEQAAKVGEMIAKKAQEAGITTVVFDRNGYLYHGRVKEVADAARNGGLKF; translated from the coding sequence ATGACAACAAAAATAGAAAGACGAGTTAAGATCAAATATAGAGTACGCAATAAGATTTCAGGTACTGCTGAACGTCCGCGTATGAGTGTATTTAGAAGTAACAAGCAAATTTATGTCCAGATTATCGATGATCTTTCTGGTAAGACACTGGCTGCTGCTTCTTCTTTAGGTATGGCTGAGAAAGTCGCAAAGAAAGAACAAGCTGCTAAAGTTGGTGAAATGATTGCTAAAAAGGCTCAGGAAGCAGGTATAACTACTGTTGTTTTCGACCGTAATGGTTACTTGTATCATGGGAGAGTAAAAGAAGTAGCTGATGCTGCTCGTAACGGTGGACTTAAATTTTAA
- the rplF gene encoding 50S ribosomal protein L6 — MSRIGKLPISIPAGVTVTLKDDVVTVKGPKGELSQYVNPAINVAIEDGHVTLTENEKEMIDNPKQKHAFHGLYRSLVHNMVVGVSEGYKKELELVGVGYRASNQGNIIELALGYTHNIFIQLPAEVKVETKSERNKNPLIILESCDKQLLGQVCSKIRSFRKPEPYKGKGIKFVGEVIRRKSGKSAGAK; from the coding sequence ATGTCAAGAATAGGAAAATTACCCATTAGTATCCCTGCTGGAGTGACAGTCACTCTGAAGGATGATGTGGTTACCGTTAAGGGACCCAAAGGCGAACTTAGCCAATATGTGAATCCTGCTATCAATGTTGCCATTGAAGACGGACACGTGACTTTAACAGAAAACGAAAAAGAAATGATTGATAACCCGAAGCAAAAGCATGCTTTCCACGGTTTGTATCGTTCTTTAGTTCATAACATGGTTGTGGGCGTGTCTGAAGGATATAAAAAGGAACTGGAACTTGTCGGTGTAGGTTACCGTGCTTCTAACCAAGGTAACATCATTGAACTGGCTTTAGGTTATACACACAATATTTTCATTCAATTGCCTGCTGAGGTGAAAGTTGAAACTAAGTCTGAAAGAAATAAGAACCCTCTTATTATATTGGAATCGTGTGACAAACAATTGCTTGGTCAAGTTTGCTCTAAAATACGTTCTTTCCGTAAACCTGAACCATATAAGGGTAAAGGTATTAAGTTTGTTGGCGAAGTAATTCGTAGAAAGTCTGGTAAATCAGCCGGCGCTAAGTAA
- the rpsH gene encoding 30S ribosomal protein S8, translating into MTDPIADYLTRLRNAIGAKHRVVEVPASNLKKEITKILFEKGYILNYKFVEDGPQGTIKVALKYDSVNKVNAIKKLERVSSPGMRKYTGYKDMPRVINGLGIAIISTSKGVMTNKEAAELKIGGEVLCYVY; encoded by the coding sequence ATGACTGATCCAATAGCAGATTATTTGACGAGGTTGCGGAACGCAATTGGTGCTAAGCACAGAGTTGTAGAAGTTCCCGCTTCGAACTTGAAAAAAGAAATCACTAAGATTCTTTTTGAAAAAGGCTACATTCTTAACTATAAGTTTGTAGAAGATGGTCCTCAAGGAACTATCAAGGTTGCCTTGAAGTATGATTCTGTTAACAAAGTTAACGCAATCAAAAAATTAGAAAGAGTATCTTCTCCGGGTATGCGTAAGTATACTGGTTACAAAGATATGCCGCGTGTTATTAATGGGCTGGGTATTGCTATAATATCTACTTCCAAAGGTGTAATGACTAACAAAGAAGCTGCTGAACTGAAAATCGGTGGTGAAGTCTTGTGTTACGTATATTAA
- the rpsN gene encoding 30S ribosomal protein S14 — protein sequence MAKESMKAREVKRAKLVARYAEKRAALKQIVRTGEPADAFEAAQKLQELPKNSNPIRMHNRCKLTGRPKGYIRQFGISRIQFREMASNGLIPGVKKASW from the coding sequence ATGGCAAAGGAATCAATGAAGGCACGTGAAGTAAAGCGTGCTAAATTAGTAGCCAGATACGCCGAGAAAAGAGCCGCTTTGAAACAAATCGTGAGAACAGGTGAACCTGCCGATGCTTTTGAAGCTGCACAGAAATTGCAAGAGTTGCCTAAGAATTCAAATCCAATTCGTATGCACAACCGTTGCAAACTGACTGGTCGTCCAAAAGGTTATATCCGTCAGTTCGGAATTTCAAGAATCCAGTTCCGTGAGATGGCATCTAACGGTCTGATCCCGGGCGTAAAGAAAGCAAGCTGGTAA
- the rplE gene encoding 50S ribosomal protein L5 — MSNTASLKKEYADRIAPALKSQFQYSSTMQVPVLKKIVINQGLGMAVADKKIIEVAINEMTAITGQKAVATISRKDIANFKLRKKMPIGVMVTLRRERMYEFLEKLVRVALPRIRDFKGIESKFDGKGNYTLGIQEQIIFPEINIDSITRILGMNITFVTSAETDEEGYALLKEFGLPFKNAKKD, encoded by the coding sequence ATGAGTAATACTGCTAGCCTAAAGAAAGAATATGCAGATCGTATTGCACCTGCATTGAAATCACAATTCCAGTATTCTTCAACGATGCAGGTACCCGTACTTAAGAAGATTGTTATCAATCAAGGTTTAGGTATGGCTGTTGCTGATAAGAAGATTATTGAAGTAGCAATCAATGAAATGACAGCTATCACAGGTCAGAAGGCCGTAGCTACCATTTCTCGTAAAGATATCGCAAACTTTAAGTTACGTAAAAAAATGCCGATTGGCGTTATGGTAACTTTGCGCCGTGAGAGAATGTATGAATTCTTGGAAAAACTAGTTCGTGTAGCTCTTCCTCGTATTCGTGACTTCAAAGGTATCGAAAGTAAGTTTGATGGTAAAGGTAACTATACCCTTGGTATTCAGGAACAAATCATTTTCCCTGAAATAAATATCGATAGTATTACAAGAATTCTCGGAATGAATATTACCTTTGTAACCTCTGCGGAGACAGATGAAGAAGGTTATGCCTTGTTGAAGGAATTCGGTTTACCTTTTAAAAACGCTAAAAAAGATTAA
- the rplX gene encoding 50S ribosomal protein L24: MSKLHIKKGDTVYVNAGEDKGKTGRVLKVLVKEGRAIVEGINMVSKSTKPNAKNPQGGIVKQEASIHISNLNPVDPKTGKATRIGRRKSSEGTLVRYSKKSGEEI; the protein is encoded by the coding sequence ATGAGTAAATTACATATTAAAAAAGGCGATACAGTTTACGTAAATGCTGGCGAAGATAAGGGCAAAACTGGTCGTGTATTGAAGGTTCTTGTTAAAGAAGGTCGTGCAATTGTTGAGGGTATCAATATGGTATCTAAGAGCACTAAGCCGAATGCAAAGAATCCGCAGGGTGGTATTGTGAAGCAAGAAGCTTCTATCCACATTTCAAACTTGAACCCGGTTGATCCAAAAACTGGTAAAGCAACGCGTATTGGGAGAAGAAAGAGTTCTGAAGGAACTTTAGTGCGTTATTCTAAAAAATCAGGAGAGGAGATTTAG
- the rplN gene encoding 50S ribosomal protein L14 translates to MIQVESRLTVCDNSGAKEALCIRVLGGTGRRYASVGDVIVVSVKSVIPSSDVKKGAVSKALIVRTKKEIRRPDGSYIRFDDNACVLLNNAGEIRGSRIFGPVARELRATNMKVVSLAPEVL, encoded by the coding sequence ATGATACAAGTAGAATCCAGACTTACAGTATGTGATAACAGTGGAGCTAAAGAAGCTTTGTGCATCCGTGTATTGGGTGGCACAGGTCGTCGTTACGCTTCAGTAGGAGATGTTATTGTAGTTTCCGTAAAGAGTGTTATCCCTTCGAGTGATGTTAAAAAAGGTGCAGTATCAAAGGCTTTGATTGTACGTACGAAGAAAGAAATCCGTCGTCCTGATGGTTCTTATATACGTTTTGATGATAATGCTTGCGTGTTGCTTAATAATGCAGGTGAAATTAGAGGAAGTCGTATTTTCGGTCCTGTAGCAAGAGAACTTCGTGCTACAAACATGAAGGTTGTGTCACTTGCGCCTGAGGTACTTTAA
- the rpsQ gene encoding 30S ribosomal protein S17 yields MISLMEARNLRKERTGVVLSNKMEKTITVAAKFKEKHPIYGKFVSKTKKYHAHDEKNECNIGDTVRIMETRPLSKTKRWRLVEIIERAK; encoded by the coding sequence ATGATCAGCTTGATGGAAGCAAGAAATTTAAGAAAAGAAAGAACAGGGGTTGTATTGAGCAACAAGATGGAAAAAACTATCACAGTTGCTGCCAAGTTTAAAGAAAAACACCCTATATATGGTAAGTTCGTTAGTAAAACGAAGAAGTACCATGCTCATGATGAAAAGAATGAATGCAATATCGGTGATACTGTACGCATCATGGAAACTCGTCCTTTGAGCAAGACTAAAAGATGGAGATTAGTAGAAATAATTGAAAGAGCTAAGTAA
- the rpmC gene encoding 50S ribosomal protein L29 produces MKIAEIKEMTTNDLVERVEAETANYNQMVINHSISPLENPAQIKQLRRTIARMKTELRQRELNNK; encoded by the coding sequence ATGAAAATTGCAGAAATTAAAGAAATGACTACTAATGATTTAGTAGAAAGAGTAGAGGCAGAAACAGCTAATTATAACCAGATGGTTATCAATCATTCTATTTCTCCTTTGGAAAATCCTGCTCAAATCAAACAATTACGCAGGACTATTGCGCGTATGAAAACAGAATTACGCCAAAGAGAACTTAACAATAAATGA